A genomic stretch from Edaphobacter aggregans includes:
- a CDS encoding sulfite exporter TauE/SafE family protein yields the protein MTLLPFTALVFAGSFAAGLLGALTGLGGGVVLVPLLTLVFHVDLRYAIGASLISVIATSSGAAAAYVREGISNVRIGMFLEVATTIGAVFGALIATHVPTRGLAIIFGFVLIYSAWLSWNEQHADAAERPVNPWSDRLRLSGSYPDRTGVEQHYTVDHIPGGFVTMFGAGTLSGLLGIGSGAVKVLAMDRIMRIPFKVSTTTSNFMIGVTAAASAGIYLRRGYVDPGLAFPVMLGVLAGSLLGAKLLVRARVSVLRVVFVVVILALGVEMIVNGWRGTL from the coding sequence ATGACGCTGCTGCCCTTTACCGCCTTGGTCTTCGCCGGCTCGTTTGCTGCCGGTCTGCTGGGAGCACTTACCGGTCTGGGCGGTGGCGTTGTGCTGGTTCCTTTGCTGACGCTGGTGTTCCATGTCGATCTTCGCTATGCGATTGGGGCCTCTCTGATCTCCGTGATTGCTACTTCTTCGGGAGCTGCTGCTGCGTATGTTCGCGAAGGCATCTCCAATGTGCGGATCGGGATGTTCCTCGAGGTGGCGACGACGATTGGGGCCGTTTTCGGCGCATTGATTGCAACTCATGTTCCGACGCGCGGGTTGGCCATCATCTTTGGTTTTGTCCTGATCTACTCGGCATGGCTTTCGTGGAACGAGCAACATGCGGATGCTGCGGAAAGGCCAGTGAATCCGTGGTCAGATCGGTTGCGGCTTTCGGGATCCTATCCGGATCGCACGGGAGTCGAGCAGCATTACACGGTCGATCACATCCCGGGCGGCTTTGTGACGATGTTTGGCGCTGGAACGCTCTCTGGATTACTTGGGATCGGGTCAGGTGCGGTGAAGGTCTTGGCGATGGATCGGATCATGCGGATTCCTTTCAAGGTCTCGACCACGACGAGCAACTTCATGATCGGCGTTACGGCCGCAGCCAGCGCAGGGATCTATCTGCGTCGCGGATATGTCGATCCGGGACTCGCGTTCCCTGTAATGCTCGGCGTGTTAGCCGGCTCATTGCTTGGCGCGAAGTTACTGGTTCGGGCGCGTGTCTCGGTACTTCGCGTCGTCTTCGTAGTTGTGATTCTGGCGTTGGGCGTCGAAATGATCGTCAACGGGTGGAGGGGGACGCTATGA
- the plsX gene encoding phosphate acyltransferase PlsX, producing the protein MPIDIVVDAMGSDKAPEPEIRGAILAARQYDVRVHLAGPEDILRPLLRQHLRGAHLPVFIVPASEWITMDDKAAQAVRTKRDSTMRIGLKMVREGLASHHGPTPHGHGHHHHGPSGPGKAAGFFTAGNTGAAMATAKMVLGMLSGVDRPALATILPTVRGIPSLLLDVGANVDSDPDNLVQFAVMGHMYAQNVLKIPNPRVGLLSIGEEDSKGNSITRDTLPLLRALPGINFIGNVEGRDLFNGHADVSVCDGFVGNVALKTCEGTAKLVTVSLREALKSTVTSQVGALLSRKAFDDFKKRLDYSEYGGAPLLGVRGVCIVGHGSSNEKAIMNGIRVAAEFAQAEVNSAIEAALHTA; encoded by the coding sequence ATGCCGATCGACATCGTCGTTGACGCAATGGGTTCCGATAAGGCCCCCGAGCCAGAGATTCGCGGGGCCATTCTCGCTGCGCGTCAGTATGACGTCCGGGTCCACCTCGCTGGCCCCGAAGATATCCTGCGCCCACTCCTCCGCCAACATCTCCGCGGCGCACATCTCCCCGTCTTTATCGTCCCTGCATCTGAATGGATCACGATGGACGACAAGGCCGCGCAGGCCGTCCGCACCAAACGCGACTCCACCATGCGCATCGGCCTCAAGATGGTCCGCGAAGGTCTGGCCTCGCATCATGGCCCGACTCCCCACGGTCACGGACACCACCACCACGGCCCCTCCGGTCCTGGCAAAGCTGCCGGCTTCTTCACCGCTGGCAACACCGGAGCCGCAATGGCCACCGCCAAGATGGTCCTGGGCATGCTCTCCGGCGTTGACCGTCCTGCGCTGGCCACTATTCTCCCCACGGTTCGCGGCATCCCCTCGCTCCTGCTCGATGTGGGCGCCAATGTAGACTCCGACCCCGACAATTTGGTCCAGTTTGCCGTTATGGGGCACATGTACGCCCAGAACGTCCTCAAGATCCCCAACCCACGGGTAGGCCTGCTCTCCATCGGCGAAGAGGATTCAAAGGGCAACTCCATCACCCGCGATACTCTGCCTCTGCTTCGCGCTCTACCTGGCATTAATTTCATCGGCAACGTGGAAGGCCGTGATCTGTTCAACGGCCACGCCGACGTCTCGGTCTGCGATGGTTTTGTGGGCAACGTGGCCCTCAAGACCTGCGAAGGCACCGCCAAACTGGTTACTGTTTCCCTCCGCGAGGCTCTTAAATCTACCGTGACCTCGCAGGTAGGAGCCCTGCTCTCCCGCAAGGCCTTCGACGACTTCAAAAAGCGGCTCGACTACTCCGAATATGGAGGAGCTCCTCTCTTAGGCGTTCGCGGAGTCTGCATCGTAGGCCATGGCTCCTCGAACGAGAAAGCCATCATGAACGGTATCCGCGTAGCTGCAGAGTTTGCCCAGGCCGAAGTCAATTCCGCCATCGAAGCCGCCCTCCACACCGCCTGA
- a CDS encoding YceD family protein, which produces MLITPIQLVDEPLQIEETIAPGALDYAPDVRQLCPMPVKGEADLIVEHRGPRSHVNDIRLRAGYRADFEILCARCVEPVPTPVSGDFDLIFRPAGADDTPGEHAITEDETEIGYYQESGLLLEDVVREQVLLSLPSRTLCKPDCKGLCPRCGQNLNLAKCSCDEAPADPRWNALAGLADKLELKH; this is translated from the coding sequence GTGCTAATCACCCCAATCCAACTCGTAGACGAACCTCTCCAGATCGAGGAAACCATCGCCCCCGGAGCCCTCGACTACGCCCCCGACGTCCGCCAGCTCTGCCCTATGCCCGTCAAAGGCGAGGCCGACCTCATCGTTGAACACCGCGGCCCCCGTAGTCATGTCAACGACATCCGCCTCCGGGCCGGCTACCGCGCCGACTTCGAGATCCTCTGCGCCCGCTGCGTAGAACCCGTCCCCACGCCGGTCTCCGGCGATTTCGATTTGATTTTCCGCCCCGCCGGTGCTGACGACACCCCAGGCGAGCATGCCATTACGGAAGATGAGACCGAAATAGGGTATTATCAAGAGAGCGGTCTTTTGCTAGAGGATGTCGTGCGCGAGCAGGTGTTACTCTCCCTGCCCAGCCGTACTCTCTGCAAACCGGACTGCAAAGGGCTTTGCCCCCGCTGTGGTCAGAACCTGAACCTTGCAAAATGCTCCTGCGACGAGGCCCCGGCCGATCCGCGATGGAATGCGCTAGCGGGTCTGGCTGACAAGCTTGAGCTAAAGCACTAA
- the rpmF gene encoding 50S ribosomal protein L32, protein MPNPKRRHSKQRTAKRRSHDFLTPTGLSECPNCHERKLPHRACRKCGTYKGRDVLVTKEAS, encoded by the coding sequence ATGCCTAATCCAAAACGGCGCCACTCCAAGCAACGGACTGCCAAGCGCCGCAGCCACGACTTCCTCACCCCCACCGGCCTCTCCGAGTGCCCCAACTGCCACGAGCGTAAGCTTCCCCATCGTGCCTGCCGCAAGTGCGGTACGTACAAGGGCCGCGACGTTCTGGTTACCAAAGAAGCCAGCTAA
- the tssD gene encoding type VI secretion system tube protein TssD, whose protein sequence is MAVQIYATVTGAKQGAFKGEATQKGREKMLPVVGFSYGVIVPHDIASGQASGRRQHQPVVFSKEWGASSPQFYTAAYTNEVLTTVLFSFFSLDKTGVQQLSHTIKLTNASIASVKQSVALPQSGGPIIDSRELQEISLTFQKIDINIPNGSEAIDDWSAIT, encoded by the coding sequence ATGGCCGTTCAGATCTACGCAACCGTCACCGGAGCCAAACAGGGAGCATTCAAAGGCGAAGCCACCCAAAAAGGCCGCGAGAAGATGCTCCCCGTCGTTGGCTTCAGCTACGGCGTCATCGTCCCTCACGACATCGCTAGCGGCCAGGCCTCCGGCAGACGCCAGCACCAGCCCGTCGTCTTCTCCAAGGAGTGGGGCGCATCCTCACCGCAGTTCTACACCGCTGCCTACACCAACGAAGTTCTCACCACGGTACTCTTCAGTTTCTTCTCACTCGACAAGACCGGTGTCCAGCAACTCAGCCACACCATCAAACTCACCAACGCCAGCATCGCCTCCGTCAAGCAGTCCGTTGCGCTCCCTCAATCCGGAGGGCCCATCATCGACTCACGCGAACTGCAGGAGATCTCCCTCACCTTTCAGAAGATCGACATCAACATTCCCAACGGCTCTGAAGCCATCGACGACTGGAGCGCCATCACCTAG
- a CDS encoding outer membrane protein — protein sequence MNKLTQVFAYALLLSLSLAAMAQKPSNTLDAYAVYSEMRANAPVGGCGCFWMSGGHGGISVPVWRNISAVAEMGGHTTGNLPNFNTGLSLFYGMGGLRMRVPNHTRFQPFGQALFGGVHGFDGYFPAPVGKLPTSYDTSFALTVGGGLDISVSRHIWIRALQADYFYSELRNVQGNRQNQFRIGAGVLFRGPDLHWKH from the coding sequence ATGAATAAGCTGACGCAAGTCTTCGCCTACGCGCTGCTGTTGTCGCTCTCTCTGGCAGCTATGGCCCAGAAGCCATCGAACACCCTGGACGCCTACGCCGTCTATAGTGAGATGCGTGCCAACGCTCCTGTGGGAGGCTGCGGATGCTTCTGGATGAGCGGGGGCCACGGTGGCATCTCCGTGCCCGTGTGGCGCAACATTTCAGCCGTCGCCGAAATGGGGGGACACACCACAGGGAACCTCCCCAACTTCAACACGGGCCTGAGCCTTTTCTACGGCATGGGCGGCCTGCGGATGCGCGTGCCCAACCACACCCGCTTCCAGCCCTTTGGCCAGGCGTTGTTCGGAGGCGTCCACGGCTTCGACGGCTACTTTCCCGCACCCGTTGGCAAATTGCCAACGAGCTACGACACTTCCTTCGCCCTCACCGTCGGCGGTGGCCTCGACATCTCCGTATCCAGGCACATCTGGATCCGCGCCCTGCAGGCAGACTACTTCTACTCCGAACTCAGAAACGTCCAGGGCAATCGACAAAACCAGTTCCGCATCGGCGCTGGCGTACTCTTCCGTGGTCCTGACCTCCATTGGAAACACTGA
- a CDS encoding class I SAM-dependent methyltransferase, whose amino-acid sequence MPDKVELYDIAYENYASELYRQIRLDTFGNDLGQTSWSGPYESNHIPTQLKLNQDSNVLELGCGSGGYAIYLAERVACRVTGIDINAQAIRNANRLARAKDMLPLVRFVRADISQKLPYDTAVFDAIFASDVFCHIPSRFALLAEIFRVLKPGGRLLYSDALIIAGLISQQEIEVRTSIAPYIFSTPGENERLICAAGFSKPKVIDTTEETARIAEQWLKARKKRKKALLLQEGEDIFAQHQKFLFISHNLAAERRLLRQVFLAQKPQS is encoded by the coding sequence ATGCCCGACAAGGTCGAACTCTACGACATTGCGTACGAAAACTACGCCTCGGAGCTTTACCGTCAGATTCGTCTCGACACTTTTGGCAACGATCTCGGCCAGACCAGTTGGAGCGGCCCCTACGAGTCCAATCACATCCCCACCCAGCTTAAACTTAACCAGGATTCCAACGTCCTCGAACTCGGCTGCGGCTCCGGCGGCTACGCCATCTATCTCGCCGAAAGAGTCGCCTGCCGTGTCACAGGCATCGACATTAACGCCCAGGCCATCCGCAACGCCAATCGTCTCGCACGTGCCAAAGACATGCTTCCCCTTGTGCGCTTCGTGCGTGCTGACATCTCCCAAAAACTTCCCTACGACACCGCCGTCTTCGATGCCATCTTCGCCAGCGACGTCTTCTGCCACATTCCCAGCCGGTTCGCGCTACTGGCCGAAATCTTCCGCGTTCTGAAACCCGGCGGCCGTCTCCTCTACAGCGACGCCCTCATCATCGCCGGACTCATCTCACAGCAAGAGATCGAGGTCCGTACCTCCATCGCCCCTTACATCTTCAGCACCCCCGGCGAAAACGAACGTCTCATCTGCGCGGCTGGCTTCTCGAAGCCAAAGGTTATTGACACCACCGAGGAGACCGCCCGCATCGCGGAGCAATGGCTCAAAGCCAGAAAGAAGCGAAAAAAAGCACTCCTGCTTCAGGAAGGCGAGGACATCTTCGCGCAGCACCAGAAATTTTTATTTATCTCTCACAATCTCGCCGCCGAACGACGCCTTCTCCGTCAGGTCTTTCTCGCGCAAAAGCCCCAGTCCTGA
- a CDS encoding nitrogen fixation protein, with protein sequence MQTREARTLLCPSAQPAMAGSMAFAVVAGSPEEPRVAWLERPVPVTDELLAMTGPVPPTQVLRFTAPCAEGACCHFDGADCRLANKLVQLMPAVDSSLPACRIRQDCRWFAQEGRAACMRCPQIVTYSVNPTAELSLAATPQGHAASAAI encoded by the coding sequence ATGCAGACACGGGAGGCCAGAACGCTTCTGTGTCCCAGTGCGCAGCCGGCGATGGCGGGCAGCATGGCCTTCGCCGTGGTCGCTGGAAGCCCGGAGGAGCCACGGGTGGCGTGGCTCGAACGACCGGTCCCTGTGACGGATGAATTGCTAGCGATGACGGGACCTGTGCCTCCGACGCAAGTGCTGCGGTTTACGGCGCCGTGCGCAGAGGGTGCCTGCTGCCACTTCGATGGAGCCGACTGCAGACTGGCGAACAAGCTCGTGCAACTGATGCCGGCGGTGGATAGTTCGTTGCCGGCTTGCAGGATCAGGCAGGACTGCAGGTGGTTCGCGCAGGAGGGGCGGGCGGCGTGTATGCGTTGTCCGCAGATTGTGACGTATAGCGTGAATCCCACGGCGGAGCTGAGTTTAGCGGCTACCCCCCAGGGACATGCGGCTTCGGCTGCGATCTGA
- a CDS encoding oxidoreductase, with protein MSESVTSKTWTAAEMPSQAGKRVLITGANSGIGYHAALKLARKGASIMLACRNRQRGEEALDRLQTEAPSAHTELVLLDLASLKDVREFAARELARHRPLHILINNAGVMAPPQRLETVDGFELQFGTNVLAHFALTGLLMPALEMAAKESSEPPRIVTIASIAHKRGELKFNDLQSTKNYSPMKSYAQSKLADLMFAFELDRRLRRASSRIMSIAAHPGVAHTNLFKGGDHHSSIEKAVRSIFGHAIGIVLNTDAEGALPTLYAATASEATSGGYYGPQGFKEMRGDEVRPSEVAVQARNESDANRLWQICEDLTSVSYL; from the coding sequence ATGAGCGAATCAGTCACAAGCAAGACCTGGACAGCAGCCGAGATGCCCTCGCAGGCCGGTAAGCGCGTCCTGATCACCGGAGCCAACAGCGGCATCGGCTACCACGCCGCCCTCAAGTTGGCGCGGAAGGGAGCCAGTATTATGCTCGCCTGCCGCAACCGCCAGAGGGGCGAAGAGGCTCTCGATCGGTTGCAGACCGAAGCTCCCAGCGCCCATACGGAGCTGGTCCTGCTCGACCTCGCGAGCCTCAAAGACGTGCGCGAATTCGCGGCTCGCGAGCTTGCTCGGCACCGTCCGTTACACATCCTCATCAACAACGCTGGCGTCATGGCCCCGCCGCAACGCCTCGAAACTGTCGACGGCTTCGAGCTGCAGTTCGGCACCAACGTTCTCGCCCACTTCGCTCTCACCGGCTTGTTGATGCCCGCGCTCGAAATGGCCGCGAAGGAATCCTCCGAGCCTCCACGCATCGTCACCATTGCGTCCATAGCGCACAAGCGAGGCGAGCTGAAGTTCAATGACCTGCAATCGACGAAGAACTACTCGCCGATGAAGAGCTACGCTCAGTCCAAGCTAGCCGACCTCATGTTCGCCTTCGAGCTGGATCGCCGTCTTCGCCGCGCATCCTCACGCATCATGAGCATCGCCGCGCATCCAGGAGTAGCTCACACAAACCTCTTCAAAGGCGGAGACCACCACTCCTCCATCGAGAAGGCTGTCCGCTCCATCTTCGGCCATGCCATCGGCATCGTCCTCAACACCGACGCCGAGGGCGCTCTGCCCACTCTCTACGCAGCCACCGCTTCGGAAGCCACCAGCGGAGGCTACTATGGTCCACAAGGCTTCAAAGAGATGCGCGGTGACGAAGTGCGCCCTTCCGAGGTCGCCGTACAGGCCCGTAATGAGTCCGATGCCAACAGACTGTGGCAGATATGCGAAGACCTCACGAGCGTGAGCTATCTTTAA
- a CDS encoding DUF1634 domain-containing protein, with protein MSSQDSSFDDTRMEIIMGRLLQVGVLLASVVVALGGAIYLKAHHGNVPDYRVFANEPIGLRDPGHFFDQVVRGEGVAVTALGVLLLIATPVARVVFAVVSFALERDWLYMAISAIVLVILVFGLVHSS; from the coding sequence ATGAGTTCACAGGACAGCAGCTTTGACGACACTAGGATGGAGATCATCATGGGCCGGCTGCTACAGGTTGGCGTTCTGCTGGCTTCGGTCGTCGTCGCGTTGGGGGGCGCGATTTATCTGAAGGCCCACCATGGAAACGTGCCCGACTACAGGGTGTTTGCAAATGAGCCCATCGGTCTGCGCGACCCCGGGCATTTTTTCGACCAAGTAGTTCGGGGTGAGGGAGTTGCGGTGACCGCGCTGGGCGTTCTGCTGCTCATCGCTACACCAGTTGCCAGGGTGGTGTTTGCGGTCGTGAGCTTTGCCCTGGAGCGGGATTGGCTTTATATGGCAATCAGCGCGATAGTGCTTGTGATTCTGGTATTTGGACTGGTTCATTCTTCGTGA